A stretch of Hippoglossus hippoglossus isolate fHipHip1 chromosome 20, fHipHip1.pri, whole genome shotgun sequence DNA encodes these proteins:
- the gpr12 gene encoding G-protein coupled receptor 12, whose protein sequence is MSEEPPVTPSWLTPDPTAWASGGGGPMDNSTILGSFPPEDSLSPSQLPLLVNPWDIVLCSSGTLIACENALVVLVIWQNPALRAPMFLLIGSLALADLLAGLGLVLHFTCAYLLRSDSAQLLTVGLVVASFSASVFSLLAITIDRYLSLYYALTYNSERTAAFTYTMLVLLWGLSLCLGLLPVTGVNCLAEEATCSVVRPLTKNNIAVLSVSFLLLFGLMLQLYIQICKIVMRHAHQIALQHHFLAATPHYVTTRKGVSTLAIILGTFAACWMPFTVYSLIADYTYPPLYTYATLVPATYNSVINPVIYAFRNQEIQKALWLVCCGCVPASVAHRARTPSDV, encoded by the coding sequence ATGAGTGAAGAGCCACCGGTCACTCCCAGCTGGCTGACCCCTGACCCCACAGCATGGGCCAGCGGAGGCGGGGGGCCGATGGACAACAGTACCATCCTGGGGTCGTTTCCACCAGAGGACTCCCTCTCGCCCAGCCAGCTGCCCCTGCTGGTCAACCCCTGGGACATTGTGCTGTGCTCGTCAGGGACCCTCATAGCCTGTGAGAACGCCCTGGTGGTGCTGGTGATCTGGCAGAACCCGGCACTCAGAGCCCCCATGTTCCTGCTGATTGGCAGCTTGGCGCTGGCCGACCTGCTGGCCGGCCTGGGCCTGGTGCTCCACTTCACCTGTGCCTACCTGCTTCGCTCTGACTCTGCCCAGCTGCTGACCGTAGGCCTGGTGGTGGCCTCCTTCTCGGCCTCCGTCTTCAGCCTGCTGGCCATCACGATTGACCGCTACCTGTCGCTGTACTATGCCCTCACCTACAACTCGGAGCGGACGGCGGCCTTCACCTACACCAtgctggtgctgctgtgggGCCTCTCCCTGTGTCTGGGCCTGCTGCCGGTCACAGGGGTCAACTGCCTGGCGGAGGAGGCTACGTGCAGCGTGGTGCGGCCGCTGACGAAGAACAACATCGCCGTGCTCTCCGTCTCCTTCCTGCTGCTTTTCGGCCTCATGCTGCAGCTGTACATCCAGATCTGCAAGATTGTGATGCGCCACGCTCATCAGATCGCCCTCCAGCACCACTTCCTGGCCGCCACACCCCACTACGTCACAACACGGAAGGGCGTGTCGACGCTGGCCATCATCCTGGGCACGTTCGCCGCCTGCTGGATGCCGTTCACTGTCTACTCCCTCATCGCTGACTACACCTACCCTCCACTCTACACCTATGCCACGCTGGTGCCTGCTACCTACAACTCCGTCATCAACCCGGTCATCTACGCCTTCAGGAACCAGGAGATCCAGAAGGCACTGTGGCTGGTGTGCTGTGGCTGTGTGCCCGCCAGTGTGGCCCATCGTGCAAGGACCCCCAGTGACGTCTGA
- the wasf3b gene encoding wiskott-Aldrich syndrome protein family member 3b: protein MPLVKRNIEPRHLCRGELPDGIGSELECVMNNTLSSIIRQLSSLSRHAEDIFGELFNEANTFYLRANSLQDRIDRLAVKVTQLDSTVEEVSLQDINMRKAFKSSTIQDQQVVSKSSVPIPVREMYNLSDKPPPLSILSTYRDDNKDALKFYTDPSYFFELWKEKMLQDTEDKRKERRKQKEQRRCVDGTLQREVKKVRKARNRRQEWNMMALDKELRPDHRHTIHRDRGASSEGSMSPENRGHGADQHHYPNAMNHAGHAHTYSGPPPSILAAQMAAGHAARGGGEHDNRGRTMMAYQGGTLGRVHHHQVPLPPPPSEAMNGGSMSLPPVDYSIDGYANTGPPPPPPAPLIPSAQTAFASPPGGPMSPGSMAAGSYILPPPPMSGIQLAPPPPGPPGPPPPPLPAGASHFTARKITSSAPAEAAGVTDPRSDLLAAIRMGIQLKKVQEQQEQQAKREPVGNDVATILSRRIAVEYSDSEDDSELEENDWSD from the exons ATGCCGCTGGTCAAGAGGAACATCGAGCCCCGCCACCTCTGCCGAGGGGAGCTCCCCGACGGCATCGGCAGCGAGCTGGAGTGTGTGATGAACAACACGCTCTCCTCCATCATCCGTCAGCTCAGCAGCCTGA GCAGACATGCGGAGGACATATTTGGCGAGCTGTTCAATGAGGCCAACACCTTCTACCTGCGTGCCAACTCTCTCCAGGACCGCATTGACCGGCTGGCCGTCAAGGTCACGCAGCTGGACTCCACTGTGGAGGAAG tttccCTGCAAGATATCAACATGAGAAAAGCCTTCAAGAGCTCTACCATTCAGGACCAACAGGTGGTGTCCAAGAGCAGCGTGCCCATTCCTGTCAGAGAAATGTACAACCTGAGTGACAAGCCTCCGCCGCTCAGCATCCTTTCAACGTACAG GGATGACAACAAGGACGCACTTAAGTTCTACACTGATCCCTCGTACTTCTTTGAGCTGTGGAAGGAAAAGATGCTGCAGGACACAGAGgacaagaggaaagagagaaggaagcaGAAG GAGCAGCGTCGTTGTGTGGATGGGACATTACagagggaggtgaagaaggTTCGCAAGGCGAGGAACCGTCGCCAGGAGTGGAACATGATGGCTCTGGACAAGGAGCTGAGGCCGGACCATCGACACACCATACACCGAGACAGAGGGGCTTCTTCTGAGGGCTCCATGTCTCCAGAGAACAG GGGTCATGGTGCCGATCAGCACCACTACCCGAACGCCATGAACCACGCTGGCCACGCCCACACCTACTCCGGCCCGCCGCCCAGCATCCTGGCCGCTCAGATGGCTGCAGGACACGCCGCTCGTGGAGGAGGCGAACATGACAACAGGGGCAGGACGATGATGGCCTATCAGGGCGGGACACTGGGCCGTGTTCACCACCACCAGGTCCCGCTGCCTCCTCCGCCCAGCGAGGCTATGAACGGCGGCTCCATGTCTCTCCCACCTGTGGACTACAG TATTGATGGATATGCAAACACCGGCCCTCCGCCCCCTCCCCCAGCTCCTCTCATCCCGTCTGCCCAGACTGCCTTTGCCTCACCTCCTGGAGGTCCCATGTCTCCAGGCTCAATGGCTGCCGGCAGCTACATTCTGCCTCCACCACCTATGTCTGGCATCCAGTtggctccacctcctcctggtcctcctggtcctccaccccctcctcttccagctGGTGCCTCCCACTTCACAGCCCGCAAGATTACCTCCTCTGCGCCCGCTGAGGCCGCAGGGGTCACTGATCCCCGCAGCGACCTGCTGGCTGCTATACGTATGG GCATCCAGCTGAAGAaggtgcaggagcagcaggagcagcaggcgAAGAGGGAGCCGGTCGGAAACGACGTGGCCACCATCCTGTCGCGACGCATCGCCGTGGAATACTCCGACTCCGAGGACGACTCCGAGCTGGAGGAAAACGACTGGTCCGATTAA